In one window of Lacticaseibacillus casei DSM 20011 = JCM 1134 = ATCC 393 DNA:
- a CDS encoding histidine phosphatase family protein: protein MTKFYFVRLGQTETNLARRFNGGRTDTPLTPSGRAGAKAVGRFFETTGFAGIYASPMPRAQTTAKLIVAQSKVARPAIITEEDLREVDLGQWDGRPLAKVQDDPQIDNYYHNLQAFDYKRIGAESFEHALTRGRRVIARIYDQHPDGKVLVVAHGLLGMLLLSTYLGADLNNARDKMAMPPNNSISEIDTDDGEEFTRGTLWAFVPSAL, encoded by the coding sequence ATGACCAAGTTTTATTTTGTGCGGCTTGGACAGACCGAGACGAATCTGGCACGCCGCTTTAACGGTGGGCGTACTGACACACCGCTAACGCCGTCTGGCCGCGCTGGGGCGAAGGCAGTGGGACGATTTTTTGAAACAACCGGTTTTGCTGGCATCTATGCGAGTCCAATGCCGCGGGCACAAACCACCGCAAAGTTGATTGTGGCTCAAAGCAAGGTGGCGCGACCGGCGATCATCACCGAAGAAGATTTACGTGAAGTCGATTTGGGTCAGTGGGATGGTCGCCCCTTGGCAAAGGTCCAAGATGATCCCCAAATCGATAATTATTATCATAACCTGCAGGCATTTGATTATAAACGAATCGGCGCTGAGTCGTTTGAGCATGCGTTGACTCGCGGGCGGCGTGTGATCGCGCGAATTTATGATCAACATCCGGATGGCAAGGTGCTTGTGGTTGCCCACGGCTTGCTAGGGATGCTTCTGCTGAGCACTTATCTTGGCGCAGACCTCAACAATGCCCGCGATAAAATGGCCATGCCGCCGAATAATAGTATCAGCGAAATCGATACTGATGACGGCGAAGAATTTACCCGCGGCACCTTGTGGGCATTTGTCCCGAGCGCGTTATAG
- a CDS encoding ABC transporter ATP-binding protein yields the protein MADDKKKVLVSVKHLVQTFNAGKKDEVKAIQDISFDIYEGETLGLVGESGSGKTTTGRAIIRLYDPTSGEILYNGQDIAKLKNGSKQMLAFRRDTQMIFQDPYASLNPRMKVKDIIAEGIDIHHLAKDKADLDHQVEQLLEEVGLNADHATRYPHEFSGGQRQRIGIARALAVQPKFIIADEPISALDVSIQAQVVNLLKDIQDRQGLTYLFIAHDLSMVKYISDRIAVMHYGRLVELASADEVYFHPLHPYTKSLLSAIPVPDPDVERKRIPIPYDASKVEGDNKQRKMVEVYPDHYIFAADDEVAAYKAEAEEDHKTPAGTAAD from the coding sequence ATGGCCGACGATAAGAAAAAAGTCCTTGTTTCCGTTAAGCATCTGGTTCAGACGTTTAACGCCGGCAAGAAAGACGAAGTTAAAGCGATTCAGGATATTTCGTTTGATATCTACGAAGGAGAAACCCTTGGCCTTGTTGGCGAATCCGGTTCCGGGAAAACCACGACAGGTCGCGCCATCATTCGACTGTATGACCCAACGAGTGGCGAGATTCTGTACAACGGTCAGGACATCGCCAAGCTCAAAAATGGTTCCAAGCAGATGCTGGCTTTCCGTCGCGATACGCAGATGATTTTCCAGGATCCGTATGCATCGTTGAACCCGCGGATGAAAGTCAAAGACATCATCGCGGAAGGTATCGATATCCACCATCTCGCCAAGGACAAGGCGGATCTGGATCACCAAGTCGAACAGTTGCTAGAAGAAGTTGGCTTGAACGCCGACCATGCGACCCGTTATCCCCATGAATTCTCCGGCGGTCAACGCCAGCGGATCGGGATTGCCCGGGCGCTTGCGGTGCAGCCTAAGTTTATTATCGCGGACGAACCGATCAGTGCGCTGGACGTGTCCATTCAGGCTCAGGTGGTTAATTTGCTGAAGGACATTCAGGATCGCCAAGGGCTGACCTATCTGTTCATTGCCCATGATCTGTCGATGGTGAAGTATATTTCCGATCGAATTGCGGTCATGCACTATGGCCGCCTAGTCGAATTGGCCAGTGCGGACGAAGTTTATTTCCATCCGCTGCATCCGTACACGAAGAGTCTGCTGTCCGCCATTCCTGTCCCTGATCCAGATGTCGAGCGGAAGCGCATCCCGATCCCTTACGATGCCAGCAAAGTCGAAGGCGACAACAAGCAACGTAAAATGGTCGAGGTTTATCCTGATCACTACATTTTTGCTGCTGACGATGAGGTAGCAGCGTATAAGGCTGAGGCTGAAGAGGATCATAAGACGCCAGCTGGGACAGCTGCGGACTAA
- a CDS encoding ABC transporter ATP-binding protein, with amino-acid sequence MTKILEVKDLEIDFATYAGPVHAIRDVSFDLNKGETLAIVGESGSGKSVTVRTVMGLLAPNAKITHGEVLFDGVDILKKSEKQLNAMRGNDVAMIFQDPMTSLDPTMTIGKQVAEPLMLHNKISESDALKEAERVLELVGIKDAGGRLKDYPHQFSGGQRQRIVIAIAIINHPQILLADEPTTALDVTIQAQIIHLLKEIQSKIDTSIIFITHDLGVVAGIADRVAVMYAGKIVEYGTVDEIFYNAQHPYTWGLLEAMPTLETKSDRLYAIPGTPPDLLDPPKGDAFAPRNPYAMAIDLEQEPPFFKISPTHSAATWLLAPGAPKVELPPEIARRHALWASKHPNEKVVN; translated from the coding sequence ATGACTAAAATTCTGGAAGTTAAAGATTTGGAAATCGACTTTGCCACTTATGCCGGACCGGTGCACGCGATTCGGGATGTCAGTTTTGACCTTAACAAAGGCGAGACGCTGGCGATTGTTGGCGAGTCCGGTTCCGGGAAATCCGTTACCGTGCGTACCGTGATGGGGTTGTTGGCGCCCAATGCCAAGATCACCCATGGCGAAGTGCTCTTTGATGGCGTCGATATTCTCAAAAAGTCCGAGAAACAGCTGAATGCCATGCGCGGCAATGATGTTGCCATGATTTTCCAGGATCCGATGACATCGTTGGATCCGACCATGACGATCGGCAAACAGGTGGCCGAGCCGTTAATGCTGCACAACAAGATTAGTGAATCCGACGCTTTGAAAGAAGCCGAACGCGTGCTGGAACTGGTCGGCATCAAGGACGCAGGTGGCCGATTGAAAGATTACCCGCATCAATTCTCCGGCGGCCAACGCCAACGGATCGTTATTGCGATTGCGATCATCAATCACCCGCAAATCCTGTTAGCCGATGAACCGACAACGGCGCTGGACGTGACGATTCAGGCACAGATCATCCATCTGTTAAAAGAAATCCAATCCAAAATCGATACGTCGATCATTTTCATCACCCATGACCTCGGTGTTGTTGCCGGGATCGCTGATCGCGTGGCGGTTATGTATGCTGGTAAAATTGTCGAATACGGCACCGTTGACGAAATCTTTTATAATGCCCAGCATCCGTATACTTGGGGCCTGCTGGAAGCGATGCCGACACTGGAGACGAAGAGCGATCGGCTATACGCGATCCCTGGCACACCACCGGATTTGCTTGATCCACCAAAAGGAGACGCGTTTGCTCCACGTAATCCGTATGCGATGGCGATTGATCTTGAACAGGAACCGCCTTTCTTCAAGATCTCGCCAACGCATTCAGCCGCGACCTGGCTATTAGCGCCGGGTGCGCCGAAAGTGGAGCTGCCACCGGAAATCGCGCGGCGGCATGCGCTGTGGGCAAGTAAGCATCCAAACGAAAAGGTGGTGAACTGA
- a CDS encoding ABC transporter permease, whose amino-acid sequence MATTKLSPDAFKHVKVNTAEQERIAKPALTFSQDAMRRLKKNKAALISLWILIIIAVISILSLWLSPSNPNKQNLNYSNLPPKWPGVDLPGLNGYLNGQNKYAGMGKNVYYLLGTDYLGRDLLSRIMVGTRVSLFIGIVATFFDLTIGVFYGIISGWRGGMTDTLMQRVIEIISSVPNLVVVILMLQVFKPGMTSIILAIALTGWVTMARLIRAQTLQLKDQEFVLAARTLGESSVKIAFKHLIPNLSSIIIIQTMFTIPTAIFFEAFLSYIGIGLPAPTASLGTLLSDGQKNLQVLPYQLLYPAIVIVVLMLAFNLLADGLRDAFDPRSEH is encoded by the coding sequence ATGGCAACAACAAAATTAAGTCCAGACGCATTCAAGCATGTCAAAGTGAATACGGCTGAACAGGAACGCATTGCCAAGCCTGCGCTGACGTTCTCACAAGATGCGATGCGGCGATTGAAGAAGAACAAAGCCGCGCTCATCTCACTTTGGATCTTGATTATTATTGCGGTCATTTCGATTCTATCTTTGTGGCTGTCACCTTCGAATCCTAACAAGCAGAACCTGAACTATTCCAATTTGCCACCAAAATGGCCAGGCGTTGATTTGCCAGGATTAAACGGTTACCTGAATGGCCAAAATAAATACGCCGGCATGGGCAAAAATGTTTACTACCTGCTCGGCACGGATTACCTCGGCCGCGATCTGTTATCCCGGATCATGGTCGGCACCCGCGTTTCGCTGTTCATCGGGATTGTCGCAACCTTCTTCGATCTGACTATCGGGGTTTTCTACGGCATCATCTCCGGATGGCGCGGCGGCATGACCGATACCTTGATGCAGCGTGTTATTGAAATCATCTCCAGTGTGCCAAACCTGGTTGTTGTTATCTTGATGCTGCAGGTATTTAAGCCAGGGATGACGTCCATCATTTTGGCAATTGCGTTGACTGGGTGGGTCACCATGGCCCGCCTGATTCGGGCGCAAACACTGCAGTTAAAAGATCAGGAATTTGTCTTGGCGGCTAGAACGCTGGGCGAATCGAGTGTCAAAATCGCCTTCAAGCATTTGATCCCGAACCTGAGCTCCATTATCATTATTCAGACCATGTTCACGATTCCAACGGCCATCTTCTTTGAAGCCTTCCTGAGTTACATCGGGATCGGGCTGCCGGCACCAACTGCCAGTCTCGGGACGTTGTTATCCGATGGGCAGAAGAACCTGCAAGTTCTACCATATCAATTACTGTATCCGGCGATTGTCATTGTTGTCCTGATGCTGGCGTTCAACTTGCTAGCTGATGGCTTGCGTGACGCGTTTGATCCGCGTAGTGAACATTAG
- the opp3b gene encoding oligopeptide ABC transporter permease → MAKYILKRIGFLLLTLFLVATITFFLMKLLPGTPFNNPKIPADQLAILKKQYGLDKPVWMQYLTYMAGITHGDFGMSYQYPGQTVSGLIVSRMGPSLQIGAQAMVVGTLAGIVLGAIAAIRKNTWVDATATIFAILGRSIPNFVFAALLQLFAYKTGAFPVALWGGFTYSILPTIALAIAPLAQTARFMRTEMVDVLSSDYIELARSKGESRWQVVAKHALRNSMIPIVTIIGPMAVDLMVGSLVVENIFAIPGIGEQFVKSITTNDYPVIMALAILYSAMLTVIILTVDILYGFIDPRIRLSGEAN, encoded by the coding sequence ATGGCTAAATATATTTTAAAACGGATCGGCTTCTTGCTCCTGACGCTGTTTCTTGTTGCCACCATTACTTTCTTCCTAATGAAGTTACTGCCGGGGACCCCGTTTAATAATCCTAAAATTCCGGCAGATCAACTGGCAATTTTAAAGAAACAGTATGGACTGGATAAGCCGGTTTGGATGCAATATCTCACGTATATGGCAGGGATCACGCATGGTGACTTCGGGATGTCGTACCAGTATCCCGGTCAAACCGTGTCCGGCCTGATCGTTTCGCGAATGGGACCGTCACTGCAAATCGGTGCGCAAGCCATGGTTGTAGGCACGCTTGCCGGCATCGTGCTTGGTGCAATTGCAGCGATTCGGAAGAATACCTGGGTGGATGCCACCGCGACGATTTTCGCAATTCTCGGTCGGTCCATCCCTAACTTCGTGTTCGCTGCGTTGTTGCAATTATTTGCTTACAAAACCGGCGCCTTCCCAGTCGCATTGTGGGGCGGGTTTACGTACAGTATTTTACCAACGATCGCCCTTGCCATTGCCCCACTGGCGCAGACGGCGCGGTTTATGCGTACCGAAATGGTGGATGTGCTGAGTTCTGACTATATCGAACTTGCGCGGTCCAAAGGCGAATCACGCTGGCAGGTCGTTGCTAAGCATGCGCTGCGTAACTCCATGATTCCGATTGTTACCATCATCGGGCCGATGGCAGTTGACTTGATGGTCGGCTCACTGGTTGTCGAGAATATTTTTGCAATCCCCGGCATTGGTGAACAATTCGTTAAGTCGATCACGACCAACGACTATCCGGTTATCATGGCCTTGGCAATTCTTTACAGTGCAATGTTGACCGTCATCATCTTAACCGTTGATATTCTCTACGGCTTCATTGATCCACGAATCCGACTGAGCGGGGAGGCAAACTAA
- a CDS encoding peptide ABC transporter substrate-binding protein, whose amino-acid sequence MKFRKTMVAGTTIALAGVLAACGSNSANSKGTSITRMEGDVISTMDPSTNTDAISGQALTDTMDGLYRYSGKDLTLAMAKSQPTVSKDGKTYTFKLRNAKWSNGDPVTAQDFVFGWRRTVEPKTKSQYAYLFSGVKNADDITAGKKAASTLGVTAVNKTTLKVSLDHALPYFKTMLVNPAFFPQNEKFVEKAGKKFGTTSKYILSNGPYELKNWNGTGNTWKETKNKTYWNAKNVHIDTLNGQVVKDPQTAMNLYQSKKLDIAQLTGEQAAQAKSNPDFKGLKQTSTFFLELNEQKDPIFKNTKVRQAISMAINRKEYIKKVLNDSSIAAKNVTPEGLFTKDGKDFSETAAKAESSTVTYNPTKAKELWTEGLKETGQTAPKLELLTDDTTNAKHSAEYFQSTLQQNLPGLKVTIATVPFKTRLSRAQNGQFDMVISAWGADFPDAISFLDLFTSDNSYNDGKWSNAQYDALIKQSKTTDATNPTARWNTLLKAQELLTKEQGVVPLYQRVQTTLQRKTITGLKYNPTNSYDFVNAKVK is encoded by the coding sequence ATGAAATTTAGAAAAACAATGGTTGCGGGCACAACAATTGCGCTCGCCGGGGTGTTAGCAGCCTGTGGTTCTAATTCAGCAAACAGTAAAGGCACCTCCATTACTCGCATGGAAGGCGATGTTATCTCCACAATGGATCCATCAACGAACACTGATGCGATTAGTGGTCAGGCGTTGACGGATACGATGGATGGTTTGTATCGGTATTCCGGCAAGGATCTCACACTGGCAATGGCCAAGAGTCAACCAACTGTATCTAAAGATGGTAAGACATACACCTTCAAACTACGCAATGCCAAGTGGAGCAATGGTGATCCGGTAACGGCCCAAGATTTTGTGTTTGGTTGGCGGCGCACAGTTGAACCTAAGACCAAGTCACAATATGCGTATCTCTTTTCCGGCGTGAAGAATGCCGATGACATTACCGCTGGCAAGAAAGCAGCCAGCACGTTGGGTGTCACTGCGGTTAACAAGACAACGCTAAAGGTAAGCTTGGATCATGCGCTTCCTTACTTCAAGACCATGCTAGTTAACCCGGCATTCTTCCCGCAAAATGAGAAGTTTGTTGAGAAAGCTGGCAAGAAGTTTGGTACCACCTCCAAGTACATTCTGTCTAATGGTCCTTACGAGCTGAAGAACTGGAACGGCACCGGTAACACTTGGAAAGAAACCAAGAATAAGACTTATTGGAATGCCAAGAATGTGCATATCGATACGTTGAATGGTCAAGTGGTTAAGGATCCGCAAACTGCGATGAACCTTTATCAATCCAAGAAGTTGGATATTGCGCAGTTGACTGGTGAACAAGCAGCCCAGGCAAAGTCGAATCCTGACTTCAAAGGTTTGAAGCAAACTTCTACATTCTTCCTGGAACTAAACGAACAAAAAGATCCGATCTTTAAGAACACCAAAGTTCGGCAGGCAATTTCCATGGCGATTAACCGGAAAGAGTACATCAAGAAAGTTTTGAATGATTCTTCTATCGCGGCCAAGAACGTTACACCTGAAGGACTATTTACCAAGGACGGTAAAGACTTCTCGGAGACAGCGGCAAAAGCAGAATCGTCAACGGTTACGTATAATCCTACCAAGGCCAAGGAACTTTGGACAGAAGGATTAAAGGAAACCGGTCAGACCGCACCAAAGCTGGAACTGTTAACGGATGATACGACCAATGCCAAGCATTCGGCTGAGTACTTCCAGAGTACCCTTCAGCAGAATTTGCCAGGATTGAAAGTGACAATTGCCACCGTACCGTTTAAGACCCGTTTGTCCCGTGCCCAAAATGGCCAATTCGATATGGTTATTTCAGCTTGGGGTGCCGACTTCCCAGATGCTATTTCCTTCCTTGATCTGTTCACCTCCGACAACTCTTATAACGATGGCAAGTGGTCAAACGCCCAATATGATGCCTTGATTAAACAGTCCAAGACGACGGACGCTACTAACCCGACTGCTCGTTGGAATACTTTGTTAAAGGCACAAGAACTTCTAACAAAGGAACAAGGGGTTGTGCCACTGTATCAACGGGTTCAAACCACACTGCAACGTAAGACCATTACCGGTTTGAAGTACAATCCGACGAATTCTTATGACTTTGTCAATGCAAAGGTTAAGTAA